The following proteins come from a genomic window of Peptoniphilus equinus:
- a CDS encoding IS3 family transposase has protein sequence MKLLCHDETRNSPSQIDDSYEKLETTVTDYIRSYHKERSKKPLDRLSPVVHHQP, from the coding sequence TTGAAACTTCTTTGCCATGATGAGACAAGAAATTCCCCTAGCCAAATCGACGACAGCTACGAAAAATTAGAAACAACCGTTACAGACTACATCCGCTCCTACCACAAAGAACGAAGTAAAAAACCCTTGGATAGGTTAAGTCCTGTTGTCCATCATCAGCCGTAA
- a CDS encoding NAD(P)/FAD-dependent oxidoreductase — protein MIKINNIRTASGTREAIQKKVDRLLREQHVPFHIYRQSLDARKGIVYNTAVVVDRDATAALLKNKDIQIYEEDDFTIDVTRRPKHVAVVGAGPAGLFAAYILTTYGVAVDLYEQGADILTRTKDVDALLAGRGLNEDSNVAFGEGGAGTFSDGKLTARSKDPRVREVLEIFREHGAPEAISYEAKPHIGTDLLRGIIMSMGDYIRDHGGAIHYHAKLTDLTLESGQVTRYTINDTAYPAHEVVLALGNGARATFAWLKDKIAMESKPFAVGFRIEHRQTMVDRAQYHVESRRSLPPASYALTYNDKVLNHGAYTFCMCPGGYVIDSSSEAGHLCVNGMSYHKRSGDNANSALIVTVDSEIFGEGVLAGMDFQREMERKAYALGGGKVPVQRLGDFIDNVPTTRFAGVEPTAQRWVATNLRGIYPPVIDEMIIKSVTAMGRQLHGFDDPDAVLSGVETRSSSPVRMVRDGFGRAVGVANLYVCGEGSGYAGGIVSSAVDGIKAAETILGGNHA, from the coding sequence GTGATTAAAATTAATAACATTCGAACGGCTTCAGGCACTCGGGAGGCCATTCAAAAAAAGGTTGATCGGCTGCTGCGTGAGCAACACGTCCCGTTTCACATCTATCGGCAGAGCCTTGATGCCAGAAAAGGTATCGTCTACAACACCGCTGTCGTGGTGGATCGGGATGCCACGGCGGCGCTTTTAAAAAATAAAGATATACAGATCTATGAGGAGGACGACTTCACTATTGATGTGACACGTCGCCCGAAGCATGTAGCCGTTGTCGGTGCCGGACCCGCCGGCCTTTTTGCGGCGTATATTCTCACTACTTACGGGGTGGCGGTGGATCTTTATGAACAAGGTGCCGACATCTTGACACGAACTAAGGATGTGGACGCACTCCTGGCAGGCCGTGGCCTGAACGAGGATTCCAATGTGGCCTTTGGAGAAGGGGGCGCCGGTACATTTTCCGATGGGAAGCTCACTGCCCGGTCGAAGGATCCGAGGGTTCGGGAGGTGCTTGAGATTTTCAGGGAACACGGGGCGCCGGAAGCTATAAGTTATGAGGCGAAACCCCATATCGGCACGGATCTTCTGCGAGGTATCATTATGTCCATGGGAGACTATATTCGTGATCACGGCGGCGCTATTCACTATCACGCTAAGCTTACGGATTTGACTCTGGAAAGCGGACAGGTGACCCGTTACACGATTAATGATACGGCCTATCCCGCTCATGAGGTAGTGCTTGCATTGGGCAATGGCGCTCGGGCGACATTCGCCTGGCTTAAGGACAAAATCGCCATGGAGAGTAAGCCTTTTGCCGTGGGATTTCGCATTGAACATCGCCAGACAATGGTGGACCGCGCTCAATATCACGTGGAGAGTCGCCGGTCTCTGCCTCCGGCAAGCTACGCCCTAACTTATAATGATAAGGTGTTGAATCATGGGGCCTATACGTTTTGTATGTGTCCGGGCGGGTATGTCATTGACAGCTCCAGTGAGGCCGGACATCTGTGTGTCAACGGGATGAGCTATCACAAGCGCAGCGGCGACAATGCCAACAGCGCCCTTATTGTCACGGTGGACAGTGAGATTTTTGGTGAGGGTGTTTTGGCCGGAATGGATTTCCAACGGGAGATGGAGCGAAAGGCTTACGCCCTTGGGGGCGGCAAAGTGCCGGTACAGCGCCTTGGCGATTTTATCGACAATGTTCCGACGACACGTTTTGCCGGTGTAGAGCCTACGGCACAACGATGGGTCGCTACGAACCTCAGAGGTATTTATCCGCCGGTTATTGATGAGATGATTATTAAAAGTGTGACTGCCATGGGACGGCAGTTACACGGCTTTGATGATCCTGACGCTGTCTTAAGTGGTGTGGAGACACGCTCCTCAAGTCCTGTGCGCATGGTGCGCGATGGGTTCGGACGTGCTGTGGGCGTAGCCAATCTTTACGTTTGTGGAGAGGGAAGCGGCTACGCCGGGGGCATCGTATCCTCAGCGGTGGACGGTATCAAAGCAGCTGAAACTATTTTAGGAGGCAACCATGCTTAA
- a CDS encoding tRNA (cytidine(34)-2'-O)-methyltransferase, giving the protein MLNIVLYEPEIPHNTGAIARSCVLTDTKLHLIKPLGFSIDDKYLKRSGLDYWPYLNLAVYDSYADFCEQNQDATIYYATTKVPNNYTDVTYHDGDYIMFGPETRGIPESILFNHPEHCVKIPMVTSLRRSLNLANAANIILFEALRQLDFPDLG; this is encoded by the coding sequence ATGCTTAACATTGTGCTCTATGAGCCGGAAATTCCACACAATACCGGAGCTATTGCTCGCAGTTGTGTACTGACCGATACGAAACTTCATTTAATTAAGCCGCTGGGGTTTTCCATTGATGACAAATATCTCAAGCGATCCGGTCTGGATTACTGGCCGTATTTAAATCTCGCCGTCTATGATTCCTACGCCGATTTTTGCGAACAAAATCAGGATGCAACCATCTACTATGCCACGACCAAAGTGCCCAACAACTATACCGACGTCACGTATCATGACGGTGACTATATTATGTTTGGTCCAGAGACACGGGGGATTCCGGAATCAATCTTGTTTAACCATCCGGAACACTGCGTGAAGATCCCGATGGTCACGTCGCTTCGCAGGAGTTTAAACTTAGCCAACGCTGCGAATATTATTTTATTTGAAGCTTTACGGCAACTGGATTTTCCTGACTTGGGATAA